A part of Rhodamnia argentea isolate NSW1041297 chromosome 8, ASM2092103v1, whole genome shotgun sequence genomic DNA contains:
- the LOC115727066 gene encoding serine/arginine-rich SC35-like splicing factor SCL30: protein MRRYSPPYYSPPRRGYGGRERSPPRRGYGGGGGGAGGYGRHKERSHGSLLVRNIPLDCRAEELRIPFERFGLVRDIYLPRDYYTGQPRGFAFVEFVDPYDAADAQYHMDGNNFAGRKISVVVAAESRKRPEDMRRRTRREPSGYGGRSYHGRSRSRSRSPRRPSASRSRHRSRSYSPVPRKRGDHSVSPIRRHADDRSRSPRAPSQERDGGRNGRSYSPDYDNGNLKENENGKSRYESGEAHDRRSSSPAADASRSPSGSRSRSPDPSPSR from the exons ATGAGGAGGTACAGTCCGCCATACTACAGTCCTCCGAGACGAGGATATGGGGGTCGAGAGAGGAGTCCTCCTCGGAGGGgttatggtggtggtggtggtggggctgGTGGCTATGGGAGGCACAAAGAACGGTCGCATGGGAGCCTTTTGGTTCGCAATATTCCTCTTGACTGCAG GGCGGAAGAACTCCGGATTCCCTTTGAGAGATTTGGACTTGTTAGGGATATTTATCTGCCGCGGGACTACTATACAGG gCAACCTCGAGGATTCGCTTTTGTGGAGTTTGTGGACCCTTATGATGCTGCTGATGCTCAATACCATATGGATGGAAACAATTTTGCGGGGCGGAAAATATCTGTGGTTGTTGCTGCTGAGAGTAGGAAGAGGCCAGAGGACATGCGTCGAAGAACTAGAAG GGAACCTTCAGGCTACGGTGGAAGATCTTACCATG GACGTTCTCGTTCACGTTCGCGATCTCCTCGTCGCCCATCAGCTTCTAGGAGTCGGCATCGCTCCAG GTCATACTCTCCTGTGCCAAGAAAACGTGGGGATCATTCTGTATCACCTATTAGAAGGCATGCTGATGACCGCTCAAGATCGCCGCGAGCCCCTTCACAAGAGCGCGACGGAGGACGGAATGGCAGGTCATACTCTCCCGATTATGACAATGGAAACcttaaggaaaatgaaaatgg AAAATCCAGGTACGAGTCGGGGGAAGCACATGATCGTAGGAGTTCATCTCCAGCTGCTGATGCATCAAGATCACCTTCTGGGTCGAGATCAAGGTCTCCGGACCCATCACCCAGCAGATGA
- the LOC115727068 gene encoding 16 kDa phloem protein 1 isoform X2, with protein sequence MAVGILEVLLVNAKGLGNTDFFGNKMDPYVLIQYKTEERKSSVARGQGSNPSWGEKFTFRVEYPGAGDHHQFKLNLKIMDKDTFSADDYIGSATIYLEDLLALGVENGTAELNPCKYRVVRMDQSYCGEIQVGLTFNLREEPQINEEYGGWKESEY encoded by the exons atggcaGTTGGGATTTTGGAGGTGTTGCTGGTGAATGCAAAAGGCCTTGGAAACACTGATTTCTTTGGTAAC AAGATGGATCCCTACGTTTTGATTCAATACAAGACAGAAGAACGCAAAAGCAGCGTCGCCAGAG GGCAGGGAAGTAATCCGTCGTGGGGCGAGAAGTTCACGTTCAGGGTGGAGTATCCAGGAGCAGGCGACCATCATCAGTTCAAGCTCAACCTCAAGATCATGGACAAAGACACCTTCTCCGCCGACGACTACATCGGGAGCGCGAC CATATATTTGGAGGACTTGCTGGCGCTAGGCGTGGAGAACGGGACCGCCGAGCTGAATCCCTGCAAGTACCGGGTGGTTCGGATGGACCAGTCCTACTGTGGAGAGATCCAAGTCGGCCTAACATTCAATCTAAGG GAGGAGCCGCAGATTAATGAAGAGTACGGAGGATGGAAGGAAAGCGAGTATTAG
- the LOC115727068 gene encoding 16 kDa phloem protein 1 isoform X1: protein MAVGILEVLLVNAKGLGNTDFFDGLIGKMDPYVLIQYKTEERKSSVARGQGSNPSWGEKFTFRVEYPGAGDHHQFKLNLKIMDKDTFSADDYIGSATIYLEDLLALGVENGTAELNPCKYRVVRMDQSYCGEIQVGLTFNLREEPQINEEYGGWKESEY, encoded by the exons atggcaGTTGGGATTTTGGAGGTGTTGCTGGTGAATGCAAAAGGCCTTGGAAACACTGATTTCTTTG ATGGTCTAATAGGTAAGATGGATCCCTACGTTTTGATTCAATACAAGACAGAAGAACGCAAAAGCAGCGTCGCCAGAG GGCAGGGAAGTAATCCGTCGTGGGGCGAGAAGTTCACGTTCAGGGTGGAGTATCCAGGAGCAGGCGACCATCATCAGTTCAAGCTCAACCTCAAGATCATGGACAAAGACACCTTCTCCGCCGACGACTACATCGGGAGCGCGAC CATATATTTGGAGGACTTGCTGGCGCTAGGCGTGGAGAACGGGACCGCCGAGCTGAATCCCTGCAAGTACCGGGTGGTTCGGATGGACCAGTCCTACTGTGGAGAGATCCAAGTCGGCCTAACATTCAATCTAAGG GAGGAGCCGCAGATTAATGAAGAGTACGGAGGATGGAAGGAAAGCGAGTATTAG
- the LOC115727428 gene encoding AP3-complex subunit beta-A isoform X1, with translation MFPQFGATAETLSKASTMMFRIGTDAHLYDDPDDVSIAPLLDSRFDSEKCEALKRLFALIAQGYDVSNFFPQVVKNVASQSLEVKKLVYLYLLHYAEKRPNEALLSINCFQRDLGDTNPLVRAWALRTMAGIRLHVVAPLVLVAVNKCARDQSVYVRKCAANALPKLFDLRIEENTSAIEEVVGILLNDNSPGVVGAAAAAFASVCPNNFPLIGKSYKRLCEILPDVEEWGQILLISILLRYIVARHGLVRESIMSFLIKKESSNRDDEDVFTSNIEGEENTDQNDVYESELANTICRSYIEGPDEYLSRASYINMDSLKLTSARYTSGKINNDIKILLQCTSPLLWSYNSAVVVAAATVHWIMAPMEDVKRIVKPLLFVMRSSNASRYVVLCNIQVFAKAMPSLFATNFEDFYVVSSDTSQIKALKLDILASIATESSIPFILKEFQDYIRDPDRRFAADTVGAIGLCAQRLPKMADACLDGLLSLTRHEFFSGELGSLDEEAGVLTQIIMSIWSIINRDPISHEKVVVQLIRSLDSIKVPAARAIVIWMVGEYNSIGEKIPKMLTSVLGYLAYCFKSEALEGKLQILNTNFKVVLGATGKDKLIFRKTLAFVLDLAECDANYDIRDRARFLKKLSECNIGSCLSETQADSLPQNKNLHCVLAEHIFGGKLKSISPEPLNSRFYLPGSLSQIVFHAAPGYEPLPKPGSLLQDDPDQISSAKGKNMPEYGVADSGPTGMDDFDASDGSSDEGSTSNYSSQLSMTGSGSDVYNSEIGSASEADNNTGPLIQISEIGNENLAPQTGNDYMGDLISKTALESWLDQQPGSSNTSISHSNRVRRSSARISFGNIGQQVKHKIYTLLDPANGNGLKVEYSFSSEVSRVSPLLVCIEVSFKNCSAESMTAVNLVEEESSNGRDSADQIVSAPESDVPTLVPMEEINSLEPGETIKRIMQVRFHHHLLPLKLALLYNGKKVPVKLRPDIGYFVKPLPLDLEAFTDKESHLRGMFEYMRGCSFNDHVEELNKDRDGDIVKDKFLLICESLALKMLSNANLSLVSVDMPIDTKLDDATGLRLRFSCEILSKSIPCLITVTVEGKCSEPLNLVVKVNCEETVFGLNLLNRVVNFLSESLHHHP, from the exons ATGTTCCCGCAGTTCGGAGCCACGGCGGAGACGCTGAGCAAGGCGTCGACGATGATGTTCCGGATCGGCACCGATGCCCACCTCTACGACGATCCAGACGACGTCAGCATCGCTCCGCTGCTCGACAGCAGGTTCGACTCCGAGAAGTGCGAGGCCCTGAAGCGCTTGTTCGCGCTCATCGCTCAGGGCTACGACGTCTCCAACTTCTTTCCCCAGGTTGTCAAGAATGTCGCGTCCCAGTCCCTTGAAGTGAAGAAGCTTGTCTACTTGTACTTGCTGCATTACGCTGAAAA GCGTCCAAATGAAGCATTGCTTTCCATCAATTGTTTCCAAAGGGACTTGGGGGACACTAATCCGTTGGTGAGGGCCTGGGCACTCCGTACAATGGCTGGAATTCGTCTTCATGTAGTTGCACCCCTCGTTCTTGTAGCCGTAAACAAGTGCGCTAGAGATCAATCTGTTTATGTGAGAAAATGTGCTGCTAATGCTCTTCCCAAGTTGTTCGACTTGCGCATTGAGGAAAATACATCTGCAATTGAAGAG GTTGTTGGAATACTGTTGAATGATAATTCCCCTGGAGTAGTTggggctgctgctgctgcttttgCTTCGGTTTGTCCAAATAACTTCCCTTTGATAGGGAAGAGCTACAAAAGATTGTGTGAGATTCTGCCTGATGTGGAAGAGTGGGGTCAGATATTGTTAATCAGCATTCTTTTACGCTATATAGTCGCACGACATGGTCTAGTAAGAGAATCAATCATGTCTTTTCTGATTAAAAAAGAGAGTTCGAATCGGGATGATGAGGATGTGTTTACCAGCAAtatagaaggagaagaaaacacTGACCAGAATGATGTTTATGAGTCTGAATTGGCCAATACAATATGCAGGTCGTACATTGAAGGACCGGATGAATACTTATCACGTGCAAGTTACATTAATATGGATTCACTGAAGTTAACTTCTGCAAGATATACATCtgggaaaataaataatgataTTAAGATCTTGCTTCAATGTACATCACCACTGCTATGGAGTTATAATAGTGCAGTGGTAGTTGCTGCTGCTACTGTACACTGGATTATGGCGCCAATGGAGGATGTCAAAAGGATAGTTAAGCCGCTTTTGTTTGTCATGCGATCCTCTAATGCCTCAAGATACGTG GTGCTTTGCAACATTCAAGTTTTTGCAAAAGCAATGCCCTCTCTTTTTGCGACGAACTTTGAAGACTTTTACGTAGTTTCTTCTGATACAAGCCAAATCAAAGCTTTGAAGCTTGATATACTAGCTTCCATTGCAACTGAATCATCGATTCCATTCATTCTGAAGGAGTTTCAG GATTATATTAGGGATCCAGACAGGAGATTTGCTGCAGATACTGTGGGTGCGATTGGTTTATGTGCACAACGACTTCCAAAAATGGCAGATGCATGCTTAGATGGTTTGTTGTCTTTGACTAGGCATG AATTTTTCTCTGGTGAGCTCGGTTCTCTTGATGAGGAAGCAGGAGTTTTGACGCAAATAATAATGTCCATCTGGTCAATTATAAACAGAGATCCAATCAGCCATGAGAAG gTTGTAGTCCAATTGATTCGTAGTTTAGATTCGATCAAGGTGCCGGCAGCTCGGGCAATAGTTATTTGGATGGTAGGAGAATACAACTCCATAGGAGAGAAAATTCCGAAGATGTTAACCTCTGTGCTTGGGTATCTCGCTTATTGCTTTAAGTCAGAAGCGCTAGAAGGAAAGCTTCAGATTCTTAACACTAATTTCAAG GTCGTGTTAGGTGCTACAGGGAAAGACAAATTAATATTTAGAAAGACTCTTGCCTTTGTGCTAGATTTGGCTGAATGTGATGCAAATTACGATATTCGCGACCGAGCTCGCTTTCTCAAAAAGCTTTCGGAATGCAATATAGGCTCTTGCCTTTCAGAGACACAAGCAGATTCTTTGCCACAAAATAAAAACCTGCATTGTGTACTTGCAGAGCACATTTTTGGGGGCAAACTAAAGTCAATCTCACCTGAACCACTAAACAGCCGATTTTATCTCCCTGGGTCGCTTTCGCAGATTGTTTTCCATGCAGCTCCTGGGTATGAGCCTCTTCCAAAGCCTGGCAGTTTGCTCCAGGATGACCCGGATCAGATATCGAGTGCTAAAGGTAAAAATATGCCTGAATATGGGGTTGCAGATAGTGGTCCCACTGGGATGGATGATTTTGATGCTTCTGATGGGTCCTCGGATGAAGGAAGCACTTCAAATTACAGCTCTCAGCTTTCTATGACCGGCTCCGGCAGTGATGTTTATAATTCTGAAATTGGTTCTGCTAGTGAAGCAGATAACAACACTGGTCCTCTGATACAGATTTCTGAAATTGGAAATGAGAATTTAGCTCCACAGACTGGGAATGACTATATGGGTGATTTAATATCAAAGACAGCTCTTGAATCATGGTTGGATCAGCAGCCTGGATCATCAAACACGAGTATATCACATTCTAATCGAGTCCGTAGATCTTCAGCAAGAATTAGTTTTGGGAACATCGGACAGCAAGTCAAACATAAAATCTACACGCTCTTAGACCCAGCAAATGGAAATGGGTTGAAAGTTGAATATTCATTTTCATCAGAAGTTTCAAGGGTATCACCTCTCCTAGTATGCATTGAAGTTTCTTTCAAGAATTGTTCTGCAGAGTCCATGACAGCAGTAAATTTGGTGGAAGAGGAATCCAGCAACGGACGGGATTCTGCTGATCAAATAGTGTCTGCTCCTGAAAG TGATGTGCCAACTTTAGTTCCTATGGAAGAGATCAATTCTCTGGAACCTGGTGaaacaataaaaaggattatgcAAGTGCGCTTCCATCACCATTTATTGCCTCTTAAACTTGCATTGTTGTACAATGGCAAGAAGGTTCCTGTTAAGCTGCGCCCTGATATAGGGTACTTTGTCAAGCCACTTCCGCTGGATTTAGAAGCCTTCACAGATAAGGAATCCCATCTCAGAGGGATGTTTGAATACATGAGAGG GTGCAGTTTTAACGACCACGTTGAAGAGCTAAACAAGGACAGGGACGGTGACATAGTGAAAGATAAATTCCTTCTAATATGTGAGAGCCTAGCACTGAAGATGCTCAGCAATGCAAATCTGTCCTTGGTATCTGTGGATATGCCAATTGATACCAAGCTGGACGATGCAACGGGTTTGCGCCTGCGATTCAGCTGTGAGATCTTGAGCAAGTCTATTCCTTGTTTAATTACTGTAACCGTAGAAGGTAAGTGTTCAGAGCCACTCAATTTAGTGGTTAAAGTCAATTGTGAAGAAACAGTATTTGGGTTGAACCTTTTGAACAGGGTGGTAAATTTTTTGAGTGAATCCCTACACCATCACCCCTAA
- the LOC115727428 gene encoding AP3-complex subunit beta-A isoform X2, with protein sequence MAGIRLHVVAPLVLVAVNKCARDQSVYVRKCAANALPKLFDLRIEENTSAIEEVVGILLNDNSPGVVGAAAAAFASVCPNNFPLIGKSYKRLCEILPDVEEWGQILLISILLRYIVARHGLVRESIMSFLIKKESSNRDDEDVFTSNIEGEENTDQNDVYESELANTICRSYIEGPDEYLSRASYINMDSLKLTSARYTSGKINNDIKILLQCTSPLLWSYNSAVVVAAATVHWIMAPMEDVKRIVKPLLFVMRSSNASRYVVLCNIQVFAKAMPSLFATNFEDFYVVSSDTSQIKALKLDILASIATESSIPFILKEFQDYIRDPDRRFAADTVGAIGLCAQRLPKMADACLDGLLSLTRHEFFSGELGSLDEEAGVLTQIIMSIWSIINRDPISHEKVVVQLIRSLDSIKVPAARAIVIWMVGEYNSIGEKIPKMLTSVLGYLAYCFKSEALEGKLQILNTNFKVVLGATGKDKLIFRKTLAFVLDLAECDANYDIRDRARFLKKLSECNIGSCLSETQADSLPQNKNLHCVLAEHIFGGKLKSISPEPLNSRFYLPGSLSQIVFHAAPGYEPLPKPGSLLQDDPDQISSAKGKNMPEYGVADSGPTGMDDFDASDGSSDEGSTSNYSSQLSMTGSGSDVYNSEIGSASEADNNTGPLIQISEIGNENLAPQTGNDYMGDLISKTALESWLDQQPGSSNTSISHSNRVRRSSARISFGNIGQQVKHKIYTLLDPANGNGLKVEYSFSSEVSRVSPLLVCIEVSFKNCSAESMTAVNLVEEESSNGRDSADQIVSAPESDVPTLVPMEEINSLEPGETIKRIMQVRFHHHLLPLKLALLYNGKKVPVKLRPDIGYFVKPLPLDLEAFTDKESHLRGMFEYMRGCSFNDHVEELNKDRDGDIVKDKFLLICESLALKMLSNANLSLVSVDMPIDTKLDDATGLRLRFSCEILSKSIPCLITVTVEGKCSEPLNLVVKVNCEETVFGLNLLNRVVNFLSESLHHHP encoded by the exons ATGGCTGGAATTCGTCTTCATGTAGTTGCACCCCTCGTTCTTGTAGCCGTAAACAAGTGCGCTAGAGATCAATCTGTTTATGTGAGAAAATGTGCTGCTAATGCTCTTCCCAAGTTGTTCGACTTGCGCATTGAGGAAAATACATCTGCAATTGAAGAG GTTGTTGGAATACTGTTGAATGATAATTCCCCTGGAGTAGTTggggctgctgctgctgcttttgCTTCGGTTTGTCCAAATAACTTCCCTTTGATAGGGAAGAGCTACAAAAGATTGTGTGAGATTCTGCCTGATGTGGAAGAGTGGGGTCAGATATTGTTAATCAGCATTCTTTTACGCTATATAGTCGCACGACATGGTCTAGTAAGAGAATCAATCATGTCTTTTCTGATTAAAAAAGAGAGTTCGAATCGGGATGATGAGGATGTGTTTACCAGCAAtatagaaggagaagaaaacacTGACCAGAATGATGTTTATGAGTCTGAATTGGCCAATACAATATGCAGGTCGTACATTGAAGGACCGGATGAATACTTATCACGTGCAAGTTACATTAATATGGATTCACTGAAGTTAACTTCTGCAAGATATACATCtgggaaaataaataatgataTTAAGATCTTGCTTCAATGTACATCACCACTGCTATGGAGTTATAATAGTGCAGTGGTAGTTGCTGCTGCTACTGTACACTGGATTATGGCGCCAATGGAGGATGTCAAAAGGATAGTTAAGCCGCTTTTGTTTGTCATGCGATCCTCTAATGCCTCAAGATACGTG GTGCTTTGCAACATTCAAGTTTTTGCAAAAGCAATGCCCTCTCTTTTTGCGACGAACTTTGAAGACTTTTACGTAGTTTCTTCTGATACAAGCCAAATCAAAGCTTTGAAGCTTGATATACTAGCTTCCATTGCAACTGAATCATCGATTCCATTCATTCTGAAGGAGTTTCAG GATTATATTAGGGATCCAGACAGGAGATTTGCTGCAGATACTGTGGGTGCGATTGGTTTATGTGCACAACGACTTCCAAAAATGGCAGATGCATGCTTAGATGGTTTGTTGTCTTTGACTAGGCATG AATTTTTCTCTGGTGAGCTCGGTTCTCTTGATGAGGAAGCAGGAGTTTTGACGCAAATAATAATGTCCATCTGGTCAATTATAAACAGAGATCCAATCAGCCATGAGAAG gTTGTAGTCCAATTGATTCGTAGTTTAGATTCGATCAAGGTGCCGGCAGCTCGGGCAATAGTTATTTGGATGGTAGGAGAATACAACTCCATAGGAGAGAAAATTCCGAAGATGTTAACCTCTGTGCTTGGGTATCTCGCTTATTGCTTTAAGTCAGAAGCGCTAGAAGGAAAGCTTCAGATTCTTAACACTAATTTCAAG GTCGTGTTAGGTGCTACAGGGAAAGACAAATTAATATTTAGAAAGACTCTTGCCTTTGTGCTAGATTTGGCTGAATGTGATGCAAATTACGATATTCGCGACCGAGCTCGCTTTCTCAAAAAGCTTTCGGAATGCAATATAGGCTCTTGCCTTTCAGAGACACAAGCAGATTCTTTGCCACAAAATAAAAACCTGCATTGTGTACTTGCAGAGCACATTTTTGGGGGCAAACTAAAGTCAATCTCACCTGAACCACTAAACAGCCGATTTTATCTCCCTGGGTCGCTTTCGCAGATTGTTTTCCATGCAGCTCCTGGGTATGAGCCTCTTCCAAAGCCTGGCAGTTTGCTCCAGGATGACCCGGATCAGATATCGAGTGCTAAAGGTAAAAATATGCCTGAATATGGGGTTGCAGATAGTGGTCCCACTGGGATGGATGATTTTGATGCTTCTGATGGGTCCTCGGATGAAGGAAGCACTTCAAATTACAGCTCTCAGCTTTCTATGACCGGCTCCGGCAGTGATGTTTATAATTCTGAAATTGGTTCTGCTAGTGAAGCAGATAACAACACTGGTCCTCTGATACAGATTTCTGAAATTGGAAATGAGAATTTAGCTCCACAGACTGGGAATGACTATATGGGTGATTTAATATCAAAGACAGCTCTTGAATCATGGTTGGATCAGCAGCCTGGATCATCAAACACGAGTATATCACATTCTAATCGAGTCCGTAGATCTTCAGCAAGAATTAGTTTTGGGAACATCGGACAGCAAGTCAAACATAAAATCTACACGCTCTTAGACCCAGCAAATGGAAATGGGTTGAAAGTTGAATATTCATTTTCATCAGAAGTTTCAAGGGTATCACCTCTCCTAGTATGCATTGAAGTTTCTTTCAAGAATTGTTCTGCAGAGTCCATGACAGCAGTAAATTTGGTGGAAGAGGAATCCAGCAACGGACGGGATTCTGCTGATCAAATAGTGTCTGCTCCTGAAAG TGATGTGCCAACTTTAGTTCCTATGGAAGAGATCAATTCTCTGGAACCTGGTGaaacaataaaaaggattatgcAAGTGCGCTTCCATCACCATTTATTGCCTCTTAAACTTGCATTGTTGTACAATGGCAAGAAGGTTCCTGTTAAGCTGCGCCCTGATATAGGGTACTTTGTCAAGCCACTTCCGCTGGATTTAGAAGCCTTCACAGATAAGGAATCCCATCTCAGAGGGATGTTTGAATACATGAGAGG GTGCAGTTTTAACGACCACGTTGAAGAGCTAAACAAGGACAGGGACGGTGACATAGTGAAAGATAAATTCCTTCTAATATGTGAGAGCCTAGCACTGAAGATGCTCAGCAATGCAAATCTGTCCTTGGTATCTGTGGATATGCCAATTGATACCAAGCTGGACGATGCAACGGGTTTGCGCCTGCGATTCAGCTGTGAGATCTTGAGCAAGTCTATTCCTTGTTTAATTACTGTAACCGTAGAAGGTAAGTGTTCAGAGCCACTCAATTTAGTGGTTAAAGTCAATTGTGAAGAAACAGTATTTGGGTTGAACCTTTTGAACAGGGTGGTAAATTTTTTGAGTGAATCCCTACACCATCACCCCTAA
- the LOC115727068 gene encoding 16 kDa phloem protein 1 isoform X3 yields the protein MAVGILEVLLVNAKGLGNTDFFGKMDPYVLIQYKTEERKSSVARGQGSNPSWGEKFTFRVEYPGAGDHHQFKLNLKIMDKDTFSADDYIGSATIYLEDLLALGVENGTAELNPCKYRVVRMDQSYCGEIQVGLTFNLREEPQINEEYGGWKESEY from the exons atggcaGTTGGGATTTTGGAGGTGTTGCTGGTGAATGCAAAAGGCCTTGGAAACACTGATTTCTTTG GTAAGATGGATCCCTACGTTTTGATTCAATACAAGACAGAAGAACGCAAAAGCAGCGTCGCCAGAG GGCAGGGAAGTAATCCGTCGTGGGGCGAGAAGTTCACGTTCAGGGTGGAGTATCCAGGAGCAGGCGACCATCATCAGTTCAAGCTCAACCTCAAGATCATGGACAAAGACACCTTCTCCGCCGACGACTACATCGGGAGCGCGAC CATATATTTGGAGGACTTGCTGGCGCTAGGCGTGGAGAACGGGACCGCCGAGCTGAATCCCTGCAAGTACCGGGTGGTTCGGATGGACCAGTCCTACTGTGGAGAGATCCAAGTCGGCCTAACATTCAATCTAAGG GAGGAGCCGCAGATTAATGAAGAGTACGGAGGATGGAAGGAAAGCGAGTATTAG